In Dyadobacter sp. NIV53, a single window of DNA contains:
- a CDS encoding DUF3500 domain-containing protein: MMEKLRLISVLLLTIIISSGFASGFNNAITEKDEVLAKKMSAAVNTFIKTLNPEQKNVAVTDFENNVRFDWHYIPRERKGLTLKKMKPEQRAAAMAIVHLMMSREGYQKTEAIIDLENVLRVVENRPPNDTYRDPENFAFLIYGNPGNDPWGWSVEGHHLSLHFTSMNGQIAFMPGFMGSNPGKVLAEVPQKGKRILADEQDIAFELLHSLNAAQLKTVLLGTESPNEIFTANSRKASLEKMQGLAMKDMNAEQQAVFKKLIRIYLQRYHITLKNQQWTELEKAGLDQIHFAWMGDQQAEIGAGHGQYYRIHGPTFLIEFDNTQNGGNHIHSVVRDLKNDFGEDMLREHYAKKHR; the protein is encoded by the coding sequence ATGATGGAAAAGTTACGATTAATATCGGTACTGCTTTTGACAATTATTATTTCTTCCGGCTTTGCCAGTGGTTTTAATAATGCCATTACTGAAAAGGATGAGGTGCTTGCAAAAAAAATGTCGGCAGCAGTAAATACTTTTATCAAGACATTAAATCCTGAACAAAAAAACGTGGCTGTTACTGATTTTGAGAACAATGTACGTTTTGACTGGCATTATATACCACGGGAAAGAAAAGGACTTACGCTCAAAAAAATGAAACCGGAACAGCGTGCGGCTGCCATGGCAATAGTACATTTGATGATGAGCCGGGAAGGATATCAGAAAACGGAAGCGATCATTGACCTGGAAAATGTTTTACGCGTAGTTGAAAACCGCCCACCCAATGATACATACCGCGATCCTGAAAATTTCGCATTCCTGATCTATGGCAATCCTGGCAATGATCCATGGGGATGGAGTGTGGAAGGACATCATTTATCTTTGCACTTTACTTCAATGAATGGTCAGATTGCCTTTATGCCTGGATTTATGGGCAGTAATCCGGGGAAAGTTCTGGCGGAAGTTCCGCAAAAAGGAAAACGTATTCTGGCAGATGAACAGGATATTGCCTTCGAATTGTTACATAGCCTGAATGCGGCACAATTGAAAACAGTATTGCTTGGAACTGAGTCTCCAAATGAAATTTTCACCGCAAACAGCCGGAAAGCTTCACTGGAAAAAATGCAGGGATTGGCGATGAAAGACATGAATGCAGAACAACAGGCTGTTTTCAAAAAACTGATCCGGATATATTTACAGCGTTACCACATTACACTGAAAAACCAGCAATGGACTGAACTTGAAAAAGCAGGGCTTGACCAGATCCATTTTGCATGGATGGGCGATCAGCAAGCAGAAATCGGTGCGGGTCACGGACAATATTACCGTATTCATGGCCCTACATTCCTGATCGAATTTGATAATACCCAAAACGGCGGAAATCACATTCACTCCGTTGTAAGGGATTTAAAGAACGATTTTGGCGAGGATATGCTGCGGGAACATTATGCTAAAAAGCACCGGTAG
- a CDS encoding ATP-binding protein: MLSPNSTEINYHRLLKRQMRKSLPGELADDPRMLEFLASVSQAYTEFQEDLGRVEHILEQSSNELFKTNRELSRIAQEKTEEAAFSSKRLEEVVSSITEVLVQLDIDENIIYLNNAWEVVTGYTVAESLNKNWRDFTISQGEAQNQIAALFNSEKKIIEDTVRITTADRTEKWLAISLSHHTSSDQQHVGYIGTFVDVSERVEAEKKLKSYMHDLEKINTELDQFAYVVSHDLKAPLRAINNLSEWIEEDISHLIEGETKDQFKLLRGRVHRMENLINGILSYSRAGRIKTVKERFLVKTVVDDLCETFGIKQKIQFVIEGDPGLELISEKITLGQILQNLISNGIKYNDKPNIIITIGWKDTGFNIDFFVKDNGPGISPEFHEKIFIIFQTLQARDEVESTGVGLAIVKKIIDEKGGVIRVQSTMNEGTVFFFSWPKVEIKNTVN, from the coding sequence ATGCTGTCACCAAACTCAACTGAAATTAATTATCACAGGCTTTTAAAACGTCAGATGCGAAAGTCGCTGCCAGGCGAACTGGCCGATGACCCGCGCATGCTCGAATTTTTAGCCTCAGTAAGCCAGGCCTACACAGAATTTCAGGAAGACCTCGGACGTGTGGAGCATATTCTTGAACAAAGTTCGAACGAATTATTTAAAACAAACAGAGAGCTTAGCCGCATAGCTCAGGAAAAAACGGAAGAAGCGGCATTTAGCAGTAAAAGGCTGGAAGAAGTTGTAAGCAGTATAACAGAAGTGCTCGTTCAGCTCGATATTGATGAAAATATTATTTACCTCAACAACGCCTGGGAAGTAGTAACCGGGTATACCGTTGCTGAAAGCCTGAACAAAAACTGGAGGGATTTCACAATTTCACAGGGAGAAGCTCAAAACCAGATTGCGGCACTGTTTAATTCAGAAAAAAAAATAATAGAAGATACGGTCAGGATTACTACTGCTGACCGAACTGAGAAATGGCTGGCAATATCGCTGAGCCATCATACTTCGTCAGACCAGCAGCATGTAGGTTATATCGGAACTTTTGTAGATGTTTCCGAGCGTGTGGAAGCCGAGAAAAAGCTTAAATCATATATGCATGATCTGGAAAAAATCAATACAGAACTGGATCAGTTTGCTTACGTCGTCAGCCATGATTTAAAAGCTCCCCTGAGAGCCATCAATAATTTATCAGAATGGATTGAAGAAGACATCAGCCATCTGATCGAAGGGGAAACAAAAGACCAGTTTAAATTATTGCGGGGCAGGGTGCATCGCATGGAAAACCTTATCAACGGAATATTGTCCTATTCCAGAGCGGGCAGGATCAAAACGGTTAAGGAAAGGTTTCTGGTTAAAACGGTCGTGGATGACCTTTGTGAGACTTTTGGTATCAAACAAAAGATTCAGTTTGTCATTGAAGGAGATCCCGGCCTTGAGCTTATTTCAGAAAAGATAACATTGGGACAAATTCTTCAGAACCTGATTTCCAATGGAATAAAATACAATGACAAGCCCAATATCATCATCACAATTGGCTGGAAAGACACAGGCTTTAATATTGATTTCTTTGTAAAAGATAATGGCCCGGGTATCAGCCCGGAATTTCATGAGAAAATCTTCATTATTTTTCAAACGCTGCAAGCCAGGGATGAAGTCGAAAGTACCGGTGTGGGGCTCGCAATTGTAAAAAAGATTATTGACGAAAAAGGAGGCGTAATACGGGTGCAGTCAACAATGAACGAAGGCACCGTTTTCTTTTTCTCCTGGCCAAAAGTAGAAATAAAAAATACAGTTAATTGA
- a CDS encoding response regulator, with amino-acid sequence MSISNAIPMKILLVEDDEVDIMNVKRAFKKNNISNPLIIAHNGIEALELLRSKEVDAVKPKIILLDLNMPRMGGIEFLKEIRNDPELSALSVFVMTTSNEDGDKIDAFNLNVAGYILKPLSMDRFIAAVSTLNSYWTLCEYPE; translated from the coding sequence ATGTCCATTTCAAATGCGATTCCCATGAAAATCTTATTGGTTGAAGACGATGAGGTAGATATTATGAATGTAAAGCGTGCATTCAAGAAAAATAATATTTCTAATCCGCTCATAATAGCTCACAACGGTATTGAAGCTCTGGAATTACTTCGTTCGAAAGAAGTTGATGCAGTAAAACCAAAAATTATTCTGCTGGATCTCAACATGCCCAGAATGGGAGGCATCGAGTTCCTTAAAGAAATTCGTAATGATCCTGAATTAAGCGCATTATCTGTTTTTGTGATGACTACCTCTAATGAAGATGGTGACAAAATAGATGCTTTTAATCTGAATGTAGCCGGTTATATATTAAAACCTTTGTCCATGGACAGGTTCATCGCAGCAGTTTCCACTTTAAACAGTTATTGGACACTCTGCGAATACCCAGAATGA
- a CDS encoding FIST signal transduction protein → MNTQQLVYAGETPAEPFSFTPDLIFIFGNRELLEKSQIPDELHEKYQNAVFSGCSTAGEIAGESVSDNTIVVTGIVFENTPLASAKVALTDVDFDSMEAGKKLVSLLPPDGLKHIFVVSDGTRVNGTDLVKGMIAGLAPTVTLTGGLAGDGPNFTKTVILEPNGNVATESVAAIGFYGESISVGFGSRGGWDSFGLDRTVTRSHENVLYEIDGEPALDLYKSFLGEKAKNLPASALLFPLSMRDSEDRAPVVRTILGISEENKSLTFAGDIPEGSFVRLMKANNDRLITGAEEAAFVALEGTESMPEFALLVSCVGRKLVLKQIVEEEVECVSDVLGKPAIAGFYSYGELAPFNKNAFCELHNQTMTITTFREE, encoded by the coding sequence ATGAATACGCAACAACTGGTATATGCTGGTGAAACGCCGGCAGAGCCATTCTCTTTTACTCCCGACCTGATTTTTATATTTGGTAACAGAGAACTTCTGGAAAAGAGCCAAATACCTGATGAATTACATGAAAAGTATCAGAATGCGGTTTTTTCCGGTTGCTCTACTGCCGGGGAAATTGCAGGGGAGTCTGTTAGCGATAACACCATAGTAGTCACAGGTATAGTGTTTGAGAATACACCCCTTGCCTCGGCTAAAGTTGCCCTTACCGATGTTGATTTTGACAGTATGGAAGCCGGTAAAAAGCTTGTCTCTTTACTTCCGCCGGACGGGCTTAAACATATTTTTGTGGTATCCGATGGTACGAGGGTAAATGGCACTGATCTGGTGAAAGGCATGATTGCAGGACTAGCGCCGACCGTTACTTTAACTGGTGGATTGGCTGGCGACGGGCCTAATTTTACTAAAACGGTAATCCTGGAACCGAACGGGAATGTAGCCACCGAAAGTGTTGCAGCAATTGGCTTTTACGGCGAATCCATTTCAGTTGGATTTGGATCGCGGGGAGGCTGGGATAGTTTCGGGCTGGACAGGACAGTAACCAGATCACATGAAAATGTTCTTTATGAAATTGATGGAGAGCCGGCCCTGGATCTGTATAAATCGTTTCTGGGTGAGAAAGCCAAAAATCTTCCGGCTTCCGCTTTATTATTTCCATTGAGCATGAGGGATAGTGAAGACCGTGCGCCCGTTGTAAGAACAATTTTGGGAATCAGTGAGGAAAATAAAAGCCTGACTTTCGCTGGTGATATTCCCGAAGGATCATTTGTAAGATTAATGAAAGCCAACAACGACCGGTTGATCACAGGAGCAGAAGAGGCTGCCTTTGTGGCACTGGAAGGAACGGAAAGCATGCCCGAATTCGCACTTCTGGTTAGTTGTGTGGGAAGGAAGCTTGTTTTGAAGCAAATTGTAGAGGAAGAAGTGGAGTGCGTCTCAGATGTATTAGGAAAGCCGGCAATAGCAGGTTTTTATTCCTATGGAGAATTGGCTCCTTTTAATAAAAATGCGTTTTGTGAATTACACAACCAAACAATGACAATTACCACTTTCAGGGAAGAATAA
- a CDS encoding ATP-binding protein, with amino-acid sequence MIERIAAKKILQLASVFKSVAVTGPRQSGKTTLVKTLFPDKTYLSLENPDTRRFAIEDPRGFLKRYENGAIFDEVQRTPELFSYLQEVLDQSSVPGRFILTGSNNFLLQQNISQSLAGRIAILNLLPFSTVELFPDQQTTPDENELILKGLYPPIYDLNIPPEDWFPNYLRTYIDRDVRQIKNITDLIVFERFIRLLAGRTGQELNFTSLAVETGVDTKTIQSWIGILESSFIIYLLRPHYKNFNKTLVKRPKVYFYDTGLVCSLLGIITTNQLLQHPLRGSLFECLVITELLKKRTNAGKQINLYYWRDKTGHEVDVIIDNGTSLLPLEIKAGRTINSEFFKSLTYWNKLSEEQSGFIVYAGNQEEDRSNGISVINWFTMVKRAEI; translated from the coding sequence ATGATCGAACGAATTGCGGCAAAAAAAATACTTCAGTTAGCAAGTGTATTTAAGTCAGTTGCTGTAACTGGCCCCAGACAGTCAGGGAAGACTACCTTGGTAAAAACACTTTTTCCGGATAAAACTTATTTATCATTGGAAAATCCGGATACGCGAAGGTTTGCCATTGAAGATCCCAGAGGCTTTTTAAAGAGGTATGAGAATGGTGCAATTTTCGATGAAGTACAAAGAACGCCTGAATTATTTTCTTATTTACAGGAAGTTCTGGATCAATCATCAGTACCTGGCCGCTTTATTCTTACAGGCTCGAACAATTTTCTTCTTCAGCAAAATATATCTCAAAGTCTGGCTGGCAGAATAGCAATTTTAAATTTGTTACCATTCAGCACGGTCGAATTATTTCCTGACCAACAGACTACACCTGATGAAAATGAACTGATTTTGAAAGGATTATATCCTCCAATTTATGATTTAAATATTCCTCCCGAAGACTGGTTTCCCAATTACCTTCGCACGTATATTGACAGAGATGTACGTCAGATAAAAAATATTACTGATCTTATCGTATTCGAGCGGTTTATTCGTCTCTTAGCAGGAAGAACAGGCCAGGAATTAAATTTTACCTCTCTGGCTGTTGAAACCGGAGTTGATACGAAAACCATCCAATCCTGGATAGGTATTCTTGAAAGTAGTTTTATCATCTATTTGCTCAGGCCACATTACAAAAACTTCAATAAAACTCTTGTAAAACGGCCAAAAGTTTATTTTTATGACACCGGGCTGGTTTGTTCTTTATTAGGTATTATTACTACAAACCAGTTATTACAACACCCTTTGCGAGGCAGTTTATTCGAATGTCTGGTAATTACAGAACTATTAAAAAAACGTACAAATGCCGGAAAGCAGATTAATTTATACTATTGGAGAGATAAAACCGGCCACGAAGTAGACGTTATTATTGACAATGGCACTTCGCTTCTGCCTTTAGAAATTAAAGCAGGAAGGACAATAAACAGTGAATTTTTTAAAAGTCTGACTTATTGGAATAAACTCAGTGAAGAACAGTCAGGATTTATTGTCTATGCCGGAAATCAGGAAGAAGATCGTTCTAATGGAATTAGTGTTATTAACTGGTTTACAATGGTCAAACGAGCCGAAATATAA
- the pdeM gene encoding ligase-associated DNA damage response endonuclease PdeM, with amino-acid sequence MQIEIRENHFLLLSQRAIFWEEKQTLLIGDLHLGKITHFRKEGIAVPNIAAENNFLRLNELVQNTGASRIIFLGDLFHSKYNSEWETFTAWRNQHHYIDMIIVIGNHDILPVNMFLEADLQVFENDFEEDGFIFTHHPKTEFDHSKFIFAGHIHPVFTSYGKGRQSVRLPCFVIDKNQAIVPSFGVFTGGFPMDLADNRKIYVTTETKVFSIC; translated from the coding sequence ATGCAGATTGAAATAAGGGAAAATCACTTTTTGTTATTATCACAAAGGGCCATTTTTTGGGAAGAAAAACAAACATTACTCATTGGTGACCTGCATTTGGGAAAAATAACGCATTTTAGAAAAGAAGGAATTGCAGTCCCCAATATTGCCGCAGAAAATAATTTTTTACGTCTTAATGAATTGGTTCAGAATACAGGTGCCAGCCGTATTATTTTTCTTGGCGATCTGTTTCATAGCAAATACAACTCCGAATGGGAAACTTTCACTGCGTGGAGAAATCAGCATCATTATATTGATATGATCATTGTAATTGGCAACCATGATATTTTACCAGTGAATATGTTCTTAGAAGCTGATTTGCAAGTATTTGAAAACGATTTCGAAGAGGATGGATTCATTTTTACGCATCATCCGAAAACTGAGTTTGATCATTCAAAGTTTATTTTTGCTGGCCATATTCACCCTGTTTTCACTTCATATGGAAAAGGCAGGCAAAGTGTAAGGCTTCCCTGTTTTGTGATTGATAAAAACCAGGCAATAGTACCCAGTTTCGGCGTTTTTACTGGCGGATTTCCAATGGATCTGGCTGATAACCGAAAGATTTATGTAACAACGGAAACGAAGGTTTTTTCAATTTGCTAG
- a CDS encoding alpha/beta hydrolase, producing MKSELRITLIILSIVAAAFLLTLSGCSFKRISRSKDIVYLKPENATGKVEQQLNIFAPHKHQKLNDVLIFIHGGNWNSGKKSQYNIIGSHWAKKGIVCVIIDYPLSPDANYKEMAIASAQSVKWVKENIITYGGNPERIFISGHSAGGHLAALISIDNTYFEDLGIKNPIVGTILIDAAGLDMYGYLMEEKLGKDHTYLRTFTSDPKIWKQATPLYYLHKNMPPMLIYQGGKTYPSISKSNEKFVKALKDFAPGTPYHILKGKKHIPMIIQFFNPWNNRYDEILDFMKEADRHAVN from the coding sequence TTGAAATCAGAACTTCGTATTACGCTTATTATTTTGTCTATCGTAGCAGCTGCATTTTTGCTTACACTTTCGGGTTGCTCCTTTAAAAGGATTTCGAGATCAAAAGATATAGTTTACTTAAAACCGGAAAATGCTACGGGTAAAGTTGAACAGCAGCTTAATATTTTTGCCCCTCACAAGCATCAGAAATTAAACGATGTCCTTATTTTTATTCATGGAGGAAACTGGAACTCCGGAAAAAAATCACAATACAACATCATAGGAAGTCACTGGGCTAAAAAAGGAATAGTATGCGTTATTATTGATTACCCACTTAGTCCTGACGCCAATTACAAGGAAATGGCCATTGCTTCTGCCCAATCTGTGAAGTGGGTAAAAGAGAATATCATTACATATGGAGGAAATCCTGAACGAATATTTATTTCCGGCCATTCTGCAGGTGGTCATCTGGCTGCATTAATTTCCATTGATAATACATACTTTGAAGACTTAGGAATAAAAAATCCGATTGTTGGTACTATCCTGATAGACGCAGCAGGACTGGACATGTATGGTTATCTGATGGAAGAAAAACTGGGGAAAGATCATACGTACCTTAGAACTTTCACTTCTGACCCGAAAATCTGGAAACAAGCCACGCCTCTTTATTATTTGCACAAAAATATGCCTCCGATGCTTATTTATCAGGGTGGCAAAACGTATCCTTCCATTTCAAAAAGCAATGAAAAATTTGTTAAGGCATTAAAGGATTTTGCTCCGGGAACGCCTTACCATATTCTGAAAGGCAAAAAGCATATTCCGATGATTATCCAGTTTTTTAACCCCTGGAATAATCGTTACGATGAGATATTGGATTTTATGAAAGAGGCTGACCGCCACGCGGTAAATTAA
- a CDS encoding response regulator yields the protein MMPLTILLVEDDNFDAMEFQRAIKKSQVEIEEIRIYKCAEDALFALETWLPGCIFLDYQLPRTNGLELLKK from the coding sequence ATGATGCCATTGACTATTTTGTTAGTTGAAGATGACAATTTTGATGCTATGGAATTCCAGCGTGCAATTAAAAAAAGCCAGGTTGAAATTGAAGAGATCAGAATTTATAAATGTGCAGAGGACGCTCTGTTTGCGTTGGAAACATGGCTGCCCGGATGTATATTTCTTGATTATCAGCTACCGAGGACAAATGGTCTGGAGTTGTTAAAAAAATAA
- a CDS encoding CDGSH iron-sulfur domain-containing protein → MTMTRLTINNNGSVKVDGDFEIVDMQGNTYGLQGRTVVSICRCGMSANKPFCDGAHKAHFEHNAVAFDLPPKKA, encoded by the coding sequence ATGACCATGACAAGACTTACAATCAATAACAACGGTTCTGTAAAAGTAGACGGCGATTTTGAGATCGTTGATATGCAGGGAAACACCTACGGATTACAAGGCAGAACAGTCGTTTCCATTTGCCGCTGCGGTATGTCCGCAAACAAACCTTTCTGCGACGGAGCTCATAAAGCACATTTCGAACACAATGCTGTTGCATTTGACCTGCCTCCAAAAAAGGCTTAA
- a CDS encoding ATP-binding protein, giving the protein MVPQLPVVVLTSQGDERIAVEMMKAGAMDYFPKSEVNAEKLNKTFHTMNQMLEMEWKRQETQQELTKKEEFIDQIALLSPNIIYVIDIEKWINIFHNKQIWNILGYTDDDLVPETGSVFLKIINDQDQLIFRKHYHYIRHWIKDGEVIEKEFRLKHKNGSEVWIITREVPFKRNSRGEVQEVLGTAIDITKRKFDEKELIRAKKDAEEALRIKSDFLSTMSHEIRTPMNAIIGFTDLLLENNFTGQDQRYLNTIKYSADNLMVILNDILDFSKIEAGKFDLESFEFDLKEKLGHLQNIFEAKAREKNIALAFNVSDKVPNFLIGDAYRLNQILVNLLDNALKFTDKGFVRLSIKVEKDLYDQVDLMIEVSDSGIGISEDKLGVIFDSFSQAHQNNASRYFGGTGLGLTITRKITELMNGSITAKSQLGQGTTFCVCLNFKKSMKPIVKPSTDIAKDLSLQGYRILAAEDILANQILLKHLLRKWGADFIVCNNGQEVLDILEKQEFDIILMDLQMPVMDGVTAMKIIRKSLPAYSQIPAIAFTADTFAESTPEIAECHFNDFVTKPFKSEELIKIITKYLPVN; this is encoded by the coding sequence ATGGTACCTCAGCTGCCTGTTGTGGTACTCACTTCACAGGGGGACGAGCGGATTGCAGTGGAAATGATGAAGGCAGGAGCTATGGATTATTTTCCAAAGTCGGAGGTTAATGCGGAAAAGCTCAACAAAACCTTTCATACCATGAATCAAATGCTTGAAATGGAATGGAAAAGGCAGGAGACACAGCAGGAACTAACGAAAAAAGAAGAGTTTATAGACCAGATAGCTCTATTGTCTCCCAATATTATTTATGTTATTGATATAGAAAAATGGATTAATATTTTTCATAACAAACAGATATGGAATATTTTAGGATACACCGATGATGACCTGGTACCGGAAACAGGCAGTGTTTTCCTTAAAATCATCAATGATCAGGACCAGTTAATATTCCGTAAGCACTACCACTACATCAGGCATTGGATAAAAGACGGGGAAGTGATAGAAAAGGAATTTCGCTTAAAGCATAAAAACGGCTCGGAGGTTTGGATTATAACGCGTGAAGTTCCCTTTAAACGGAACAGCAGGGGCGAAGTGCAGGAAGTATTGGGTACGGCCATAGATATCACCAAAAGAAAATTCGATGAAAAAGAACTGATCCGTGCGAAAAAGGATGCAGAAGAAGCATTGCGGATCAAATCTGATTTCCTGTCAACAATGAGCCATGAAATTCGTACACCGATGAATGCTATCATTGGATTTACGGATTTGCTGCTCGAAAACAATTTTACCGGACAGGACCAAAGATACCTTAACACCATTAAGTACTCGGCTGATAACCTGATGGTTATACTGAATGATATTCTTGATTTTTCTAAAATTGAAGCGGGAAAATTCGATCTGGAAAGTTTTGAATTTGATCTGAAAGAAAAACTGGGGCACCTCCAAAACATTTTTGAAGCCAAAGCAAGGGAAAAGAATATAGCTTTGGCATTTAACGTGTCCGACAAGGTTCCAAACTTTCTCATTGGGGATGCTTACCGTCTTAACCAGATACTGGTTAATTTATTAGACAACGCTTTAAAATTTACTGACAAAGGTTTCGTTCGTTTATCAATAAAAGTAGAAAAAGATTTATATGACCAGGTCGACCTGATGATAGAAGTCAGCGATTCGGGCATTGGTATTTCAGAAGATAAGCTTGGTGTCATTTTTGATAGCTTTTCACAGGCGCATCAAAATAACGCGAGCAGATATTTTGGAGGAACAGGTCTTGGCTTAACCATTACCCGTAAAATTACAGAGCTTATGAATGGCTCTATTACAGCCAAAAGCCAGTTGGGCCAAGGTACTACATTTTGTGTGTGTTTGAATTTCAAAAAAAGTATGAAACCAATAGTAAAACCCAGTACAGATATTGCCAAAGATCTTTCACTTCAGGGATATCGTATTCTTGCGGCTGAAGATATACTGGCAAATCAGATATTACTAAAACACTTACTACGCAAATGGGGTGCTGATTTTATCGTGTGTAATAATGGACAGGAGGTATTGGATATACTTGAAAAACAAGAATTTGATATTATTTTAATGGATTTGCAGATGCCCGTTATGGATGGCGTTACTGCAATGAAAATTATACGCAAATCGCTTCCGGCTTATTCACAAATCCCTGCTATTGCCTTTACCGCAGATACTTTTGCGGAAAGCACACCCGAAATTGCCGAATGTCATTTCAATGATTTCGTTACCAAACCTTTTAAGTCAGAAGAACTCATCAAAATCATAACCAAGTATTTGCCTGTAAATTAG
- a CDS encoding deoxyguanosinetriphosphate triphosphohydrolase, translating to MKWEKLLSAKRWGSEDKYIEDQAEARSEFQRDYDRLIFSSPFRRLQNKTQVFPLPGSVFVHNRLTHSLEVASVGRSLGRIFYNKIKNDEPGIDERLPLISEIGNIVAAACLAHDLGNPAFGHSGEAAISHYFTNDKGLDYKDKVTEAQWKDLTNFEGNANAFRILTHPYAGKGYGSFALTYSTLASIAKYPCESLANDKSKIYTKKYGFFQSEQSGFQRIATDLGLEKVENDLLIYKRHPIVYLVEAADDICYNIIDLEDAHRLKILSYKDVEELLLRLCNDPDLPARLADIEDDDAKISLLRAKAINVLIMACSSLFYNEQGNILNGDFNFSLIDRIDEPYRTVMKEIETISVKKIYNYSSVVQIEVAGYKVMGGLLEEFIPAYLNNNSHYTKKLVELIPKQFITKSTDEYSRIQTVLDFVSGMTDLYAVELFRKIKGISFPSIS from the coding sequence ATGAAGTGGGAAAAGTTACTCTCTGCAAAACGATGGGGAAGTGAAGATAAATATATTGAAGATCAGGCAGAGGCGCGTTCCGAATTTCAACGTGATTATGACAGGCTGATATTTTCTTCCCCTTTTCGCAGATTACAGAACAAAACGCAGGTTTTTCCTTTACCGGGAAGCGTGTTTGTACATAACCGGTTGACACATAGTTTGGAAGTTGCCAGTGTTGGCCGTTCCTTGGGAAGGATTTTTTATAATAAAATAAAAAATGACGAGCCGGGAATTGATGAAAGACTCCCGCTTATCAGTGAAATCGGAAATATAGTTGCTGCCGCTTGTCTGGCGCATGATCTGGGAAATCCGGCCTTTGGCCATTCGGGTGAAGCTGCAATTTCGCATTACTTTACCAATGATAAAGGGCTGGATTATAAAGATAAAGTGACAGAAGCTCAGTGGAAAGATCTAACAAATTTTGAAGGAAATGCCAATGCTTTCCGGATTTTAACGCATCCGTATGCAGGGAAAGGTTATGGCAGTTTTGCCCTTACTTATTCGACACTGGCGTCAATTGCAAAATATCCGTGTGAATCGCTGGCTAATGACAAATCGAAAATTTATACTAAAAAATACGGTTTCTTTCAATCCGAGCAATCAGGGTTTCAGAGAATTGCCACAGATCTCGGATTGGAGAAAGTGGAGAACGATTTGCTAATTTATAAAAGACACCCGATAGTTTATCTGGTAGAGGCGGCAGACGATATTTGTTATAATATTATTGATCTGGAAGATGCACACCGCCTGAAAATCCTGTCTTACAAGGACGTTGAAGAGTTGCTTCTCAGGTTGTGCAATGATCCTGATTTACCTGCGCGATTGGCGGACATTGAAGATGACGATGCGAAGATCAGCCTGCTCAGGGCGAAAGCAATTAATGTACTCATCATGGCCTGCTCGTCGCTGTTTTATAATGAACAGGGAAATATTTTAAATGGTGATTTTAATTTTAGCCTGATTGACCGCATCGACGAACCGTACAGAACGGTAATGAAAGAAATTGAAACGATTTCTGTTAAAAAAATATATAACTATTCGTCTGTTGTACAGATCGAAGTGGCTGGTTATAAGGTGATGGGCGGACTTTTGGAAGAATTTATTCCTGCTTATTTAAACAACAATTCACATTATACGAAAAAGCTGGTAGAGCTGATACCAAAGCAGTTTATAACAAAAAGCACGGATGAATATTCAAGAATTCAGACTGTGCTGGATTTCGTTTCGGGTATGACTGACCTGTATGCAGTGGAATTATTCCGTAAAATAAAGGGTATTTCATTTCCTTCGATCAGCTAG